Proteins from a single region of Erythrobacter sp.:
- a CDS encoding helix-turn-helix domain-containing protein, producing MHAASGSSVKLRFALPSAALAPYVTTFYCTEAVCSPRTPWMEDYLHPEWANLRFLSGAETHSMIGPGEPQPCPDFTVTGPTSRAMRFRMRSGRCWGIGLMPAGWAALFAAQADDYADRFVDGAVDPVFAGFVPLARALAASDGDYAEELALIEHHVAALLAGVAPPDPAVTALSHALLDPELVAVTQLAERMGMTIRSIERLSRRAFGFPPKLLLRRQRFLRSLARFMLDPSLGWIGSLDCHYHDQSHFVRDFRRFMGMSPSAYAKLDKPILAAAARGRVAIAGQPVQGLHGGAAD from the coding sequence ATGCATGCGGCAAGCGGCAGTTCGGTAAAGTTGCGGTTCGCCCTGCCTTCGGCTGCGCTCGCGCCCTATGTCACCACCTTCTACTGCACCGAGGCCGTGTGTTCGCCCCGCACGCCGTGGATGGAGGACTATCTCCATCCCGAATGGGCGAACTTGCGCTTTCTGTCCGGGGCCGAGACCCATTCGATGATCGGCCCGGGCGAGCCGCAGCCGTGTCCGGATTTCACGGTCACCGGCCCGACCAGCCGGGCGATGCGCTTCCGCATGCGGTCGGGGCGGTGCTGGGGGATCGGGCTGATGCCGGCGGGCTGGGCGGCGCTGTTCGCTGCACAGGCCGATGACTATGCGGATCGCTTTGTCGATGGGGCGGTCGATCCGGTGTTTGCCGGTTTCGTCCCGCTCGCCCGCGCGCTGGCGGCCAGCGACGGCGATTATGCCGAGGAGCTGGCGCTGATCGAGCACCATGTCGCAGCGCTGCTGGCAGGCGTTGCCCCCCCCGATCCGGCAGTGACCGCGCTGAGCCACGCGCTGCTCGATCCCGAACTGGTCGCCGTAACCCAGCTGGCCGAGCGCATGGGCATGACCATCCGTTCGATCGAGCGCCTGTCGCGCCGCGCTTTCGGCTTTCCGCCCAAGCTGCTGCTGCGCCGCCAGCGCTTCCTGCGCAGCCTCGCGCGCTTCATGCTCGATCCCTCGCTGGGGTGGATCGGCTCGCTCGATTGCCACTATCACGACCAGTCCCATTTCGTGCGGGACTTCCGGCGTTTCATGGGGATGAGCCCCTCTGCCTATGCCAAGCTCGACAAGCCGATCCTCGCTGCGGCGGCGCGCGGGCGGGTGGCGATTGCGGGCCAGCCGGTGCAGGGCCTGCACGGCGGGGCAGCGGACTAG
- a CDS encoding SDR family NAD(P)-dependent oxidoreductase, producing MKTAFVTGATAGIGLATVRRLVADGWRCVATGRRQDRLDALVAELGADKVLPLCFDVRDTAALDAALAGLPQDFCEIDLLVNNAGLAQGLSAAQNANLDDWQTMIDTNITAMVVLTRKLLPKLIERKGAIIAIGSVAGSYIYPGGNVYAGSKAFANHFTLALRADLHGTGVRVTSIEPGMVETEFTLVRTGSQQASDDLYRGVNPMTGEDIADTIGWIAGLPPHLNINRIELMPVNQDFAGFRVARD from the coding sequence ATGAAAACGGCATTTGTCACTGGCGCCACCGCCGGGATCGGCCTCGCCACCGTCCGCCGTCTCGTCGCGGACGGCTGGCGCTGCGTCGCCACCGGACGGCGGCAGGACCGGCTTGACGCGCTGGTGGCGGAGCTGGGTGCGGACAAGGTGCTGCCGCTGTGCTTCGATGTGCGCGATACCGCCGCGCTCGATGCTGCGCTTGCGGGCCTGCCGCAAGACTTCTGCGAGATCGATCTGCTGGTGAACAATGCCGGCCTCGCACAGGGGCTGTCGGCGGCGCAGAACGCCAATCTCGACGATTGGCAGACCATGATCGACACCAACATCACCGCGATGGTGGTGCTGACCCGCAAGCTGTTGCCGAAGCTGATCGAACGCAAGGGCGCAATCATCGCCATCGGTTCGGTTGCGGGGAGCTACATCTACCCGGGAGGCAACGTCTATGCCGGGTCCAAGGCCTTCGCGAACCACTTCACGCTCGCCCTGCGCGCCGATCTGCACGGCACCGGCGTACGGGTGACCAGCATCGAGCCGGGTATGGTCGAGACCGAATTCACCCTCGTGCGCACCGGCAGCCAGCAGGCCTCGGACGATCTCTATCGCGGCGTGAACCCGATGACCGGCGAGGACATTGCCGACACCATCGGCTGGATCGCCGGCCTGCCGCCGCATCTCAACATCAACCGGATCGAACTGATGCCGGTCAACCAGGACTTCGCGGGCTTCCGCGTCGCGCGCGACTAA
- the arsH gene encoding arsenical resistance protein ArsH, producing MSDAVSPIRLRALPDPAHMPALKPEYVHARPALGLGSLDPPPRVLLLYGSLRERSFSRLAVEEAARLLQFFGCETRIFDPSDLPLPDQCAGDDHPAVHELREHSLWSEAQVWCSPERHGTITGIMKAQIDHLPLAYKGLRPTQGRTLAVMQVNAGSQSFNTVNTLRILGRWMRMFTIPNQSSIPKAYEEFDEAGRMKPSSYYDRIVDVMEELVRFTVLLRPHADSLVDRYSERVDRDLPVETPADKAGIASA from the coding sequence ATGAGCGACGCCGTCTCCCCGATCCGCCTGCGTGCGCTGCCCGATCCGGCGCATATGCCTGCGCTGAAGCCGGAATATGTCCATGCCCGCCCGGCGCTGGGCCTTGGGTCGCTCGACCCGCCGCCGCGCGTGCTGCTGCTTTACGGTTCGCTCAGGGAGCGCTCGTTCTCGCGCCTTGCGGTGGAGGAGGCAGCGCGGCTGCTGCAATTCTTCGGTTGCGAGACGCGCATCTTCGATCCCTCCGACCTGCCGCTGCCCGATCAATGCGCGGGCGACGATCACCCCGCCGTGCACGAATTGCGCGAACATTCGCTGTGGTCCGAAGCGCAGGTGTGGTGCAGCCCGGAGCGGCACGGCACCATCACCGGCATCATGAAAGCGCAGATCGATCACCTGCCGCTCGCCTATAAGGGCTTGCGCCCGACGCAGGGCCGCACCCTCGCCGTGATGCAGGTCAACGCCGGTTCGCAGAGCTTCAACACCGTCAACACGCTGCGTATCCTCGGACGCTGGATGCGGATGTTCACCATCCCCAACCAGTCGTCCATCCCCAAGGCCTATGAGGAGTTCGACGAAGCCGGGCGGATGAAGCCGTCGAGCTACTACGACCGGATCGTCGATGTCATGGAGGAACTGGTGCGCTTCACAGTGTTGCTGCGACCGCACGCCGACAGCCTCGTCGATCGCTATTCCGAGCGGGTCGACCGCGATCTGCCGGTCGAGACGCCAGCGGACAAGGCCGGGATTGCCTCGGCGTGA
- the pheT gene encoding phenylalanine--tRNA ligase subunit beta: MKFSLTWLKDYLETDATVAEICDALNAIGLEVEGVEDPADKLAGFRIAHVLTAARHPDADKLQVLTVDTGDGQPLQVVCGAPNARAGMKGVLGLPGAVVPANGMVLRKSAIRGVESNGMMCSTRELELGDDHDGIIELPDDAPVGTAFADYHGADPVIEVAVTPNRPDCMGVYGIARDLAAKGLGTLKPIAMPAFTAGGACPVEIRTDDAEGCPAFYGRVVKGVTNGPSPDWLQARLKSAGQRPISLLVDLTNYLMLGFGRPAHAYDLAKLSGAVVARRAKDGEEVLALNEKTYTLDSEMVVIADDVQVHDIAGIMGGEHSGVSESTTDVLLEIAYFDPARIGATGRKLGLSSDARTRFERGVDPAFLDEGLDLLTGLIVELAGGSPSEVVRAGSPPSAAKVIAFDPGLTLRLGGVDVTEGEQQRILESLGFSVGADWQVACPLRRHDIEGPADLVEEVVRIHGLDKVASVALPRAEGVARPTATAQQKLERGLRRAAAASGLNEAVTWSFLPEWAADHFAEGNGGLWVLSNPISEDLKAMRPALLPGLLMAAKRNADRGAASSRLFEIGRRYFRGANGLSDEKPTLGIVLAGEKTPRGWQSGKTKPFDAYDAKALAMELLEAAGAPVGNLMVMGEAGAQFHPGQSATLRLGPKVVLARFGMVHPATLKAFDMDGPVAAVELFLDAIPAKKGAAFARPGFTPPALQAVTRDFAFLVPAALAAGDLVRAVQGADKAAITGVRVFDVFAGQGVPEGHKSIALEVTLQPGEASFKDAELKAIAEKIVAAAAKVGGELRG, from the coding sequence ATGAAGTTCTCGCTGACCTGGCTCAAGGATTACCTTGAAACCGACGCCACCGTCGCGGAAATCTGCGACGCGCTCAATGCCATCGGGCTTGAGGTCGAGGGCGTGGAAGATCCGGCTGACAAGCTCGCCGGTTTCCGCATCGCCCATGTGCTGACTGCCGCGCGTCACCCTGACGCCGACAAGCTGCAAGTGCTGACCGTCGATACGGGTGACGGCCAGCCGTTGCAGGTCGTGTGCGGCGCGCCCAATGCGCGGGCCGGCATGAAGGGCGTGCTCGGCCTGCCCGGCGCGGTTGTCCCGGCCAATGGCATGGTGCTGCGCAAGAGCGCGATCCGGGGCGTCGAATCGAACGGCATGATGTGCTCCACCCGCGAGCTGGAGCTGGGCGATGATCACGATGGGATCATCGAACTGCCCGATGATGCGCCGGTCGGCACGGCTTTTGCGGATTATCACGGTGCCGATCCGGTGATCGAGGTGGCTGTCACCCCCAACCGCCCCGACTGCATGGGCGTCTACGGCATCGCCCGCGATCTCGCGGCCAAGGGGCTGGGGACGCTGAAGCCGATTGCCATGCCGGCCTTCACCGCCGGCGGCGCGTGCCCGGTCGAAATCCGCACCGATGATGCCGAGGGCTGCCCGGCCTTCTATGGCCGCGTGGTCAAGGGCGTGACCAACGGCCCCTCGCCCGACTGGCTGCAGGCACGGCTAAAGAGCGCGGGCCAGCGTCCGATCTCGCTGCTGGTGGATCTCACCAACTATCTGATGCTCGGCTTCGGCCGCCCGGCCCACGCCTATGACCTTGCCAAGCTTTCGGGCGCTGTCGTTGCCCGCCGCGCGAAGGACGGCGAAGAGGTGCTGGCGCTCAACGAGAAGACCTACACGCTCGACAGCGAAATGGTGGTGATTGCCGACGACGTTCAGGTGCACGACATCGCGGGCATCATGGGCGGCGAGCATTCGGGCGTGTCCGAGAGCACGACCGACGTGCTGCTCGAAATCGCCTATTTCGATCCTGCCCGCATCGGCGCGACGGGGCGCAAGCTGGGGCTTTCGTCCGACGCGCGCACGCGGTTCGAGCGCGGGGTCGATCCGGCGTTTCTGGACGAGGGCCTTGATCTGCTCACGGGCCTGATTGTGGAGCTGGCAGGCGGAAGCCCAAGCGAGGTGGTGCGCGCCGGTTCGCCGCCTTCTGCTGCGAAGGTGATCGCCTTTGATCCCGGCCTGACGCTGCGCCTCGGCGGGGTGGACGTGACCGAGGGCGAACAGCAGCGCATCCTCGAAAGCCTCGGTTTCAGCGTCGGCGCCGATTGGCAGGTTGCCTGCCCGCTACGCCGCCATGACATCGAAGGCCCCGCCGATCTGGTGGAGGAAGTCGTGCGCATCCACGGGCTCGACAAGGTGGCGAGCGTTGCGCTCCCCCGTGCCGAGGGCGTTGCCCGCCCCACCGCCACCGCGCAGCAAAAGCTGGAGCGCGGCCTGCGCCGTGCGGCGGCTGCGAGCGGCCTCAACGAGGCGGTGACCTGGAGCTTCCTCCCCGAATGGGCGGCGGACCACTTTGCCGAGGGTAATGGCGGGCTTTGGGTGCTGTCCAATCCGATCAGCGAGGATCTGAAGGCGATGCGCCCTGCGCTGCTGCCCGGCCTCCTCATGGCGGCCAAGCGCAACGCTGATCGCGGAGCGGCATCGTCACGCCTGTTCGAGATCGGGCGGCGCTATTTCCGGGGCGCGAACGGCCTCAGCGACGAGAAGCCGACGCTCGGCATCGTGCTGGCGGGCGAGAAGACCCCGCGCGGCTGGCAGAGCGGCAAGACCAAGCCGTTCGATGCCTATGACGCCAAGGCGCTGGCGATGGAGCTGCTCGAAGCTGCGGGCGCTCCGGTTGGCAATCTGATGGTGATGGGCGAGGCAGGGGCGCAGTTCCACCCCGGCCAGTCGGCCACGCTGCGGCTCGGCCCCAAGGTGGTGCTGGCGCGCTTCGGGATGGTGCACCCCGCCACGCTCAAGGCCTTCGACATGGACGGGCCGGTCGCGGCGGTGGAACTGTTCCTCGACGCGATCCCGGCTAAGAAGGGCGCGGCGTTTGCCCGCCCCGGCTTTACCCCGCCTGCGCTTCAGGCTGTGACCCGCGACTTCGCCTTCCTCGTCCCCGCCGCGCTGGCGGCGGGCGATCTGGTGCGCGCTGTGCAGGGTGCGGACAAGGCGGCGATCACCGGCGTGCGCGTGTTCGACGTCTTTGCCGGGCAGGGCGTGCCGGAGGGTCACAAGTCCATCGCGCTCGAAGTCACGCTCCAGCCGGGCGAGGCCAGCTTCAAGGATGCCGAGTTGAAGGCGATTGCCGAAAAGATCGTCGCGGCGGCCGCCAAGGTCGGCGGGGAGCTGCGCGGATGA
- a CDS encoding helix-turn-helix domain-containing protein, whose translation MSARMGEERHIAVPGVRSAPAPYRLTAEFREPPARFEGCFTTFYHLTLERTDDIAAPAERVTDYLQPEWGNIRFFCGEGPSAAIGGHRVDGARFVGTGPSSLPCRFDLGPVRMWGVGFLPLGWARFIDAEASDCANLVCDGAVHPAFARFRGLDKVLCDPEASHEDQFAAIVAAMDAAMRPARDDARIRRIHSELVEGEHETVTDLADACAMSIRTLERICQRSFGFAPKLLMRRQRFMRSLTSFMLQRPGRWTEAMDAMYHDQAQFTREFREFMTMNPSEYAALDHPILTSFMEARARIWKSAAQTLDPPSDAG comes from the coding sequence ATGTCCGCGCGCATGGGGGAAGAACGACACATCGCCGTGCCGGGTGTGCGATCCGCCCCCGCGCCCTATCGGCTGACAGCCGAATTCCGTGAACCGCCCGCGCGGTTCGAGGGGTGCTTCACCACCTTCTATCACCTCACGCTTGAGCGCACGGACGACATCGCCGCGCCCGCCGAGCGCGTGACCGACTACCTCCAGCCCGAATGGGGCAATATCCGTTTCTTCTGCGGCGAGGGGCCGAGCGCCGCGATCGGCGGGCACCGGGTCGATGGCGCTCGGTTCGTCGGCACCGGGCCAAGCTCGCTGCCGTGCCGCTTTGATCTCGGGCCGGTGCGGATGTGGGGCGTGGGCTTCCTGCCGCTGGGCTGGGCGCGGTTCATCGATGCCGAGGCGAGCGACTGCGCCAATCTCGTGTGTGATGGCGCTGTTCACCCGGCCTTTGCGCGCTTCAGGGGCCTCGACAAGGTGCTGTGCGATCCCGAGGCGAGCCATGAAGACCAGTTCGCCGCCATCGTCGCCGCGATGGACGCGGCCATGCGCCCGGCCCGCGACGATGCCCGCATCCGCCGCATCCATTCCGAACTGGTCGAGGGCGAGCACGAAACGGTCACCGATCTGGCCGATGCCTGCGCCATGAGCATCCGCACGCTGGAGCGCATCTGCCAGCGCTCCTTCGGCTTTGCGCCCAAGCTGCTGATGCGCCGCCAGCGGTTCATGCGCAGCCTCACCAGCTTCATGCTCCAGCGCCCCGGTCGCTGGACCGAGGCGATGGATGCGATGTATCACGACCAGGCGCAGTTCACCCGCGAGTTCCGCGAGTTCATGACCATGAACCCGAGCGAATATGCCGCGCTCGATCACCCGATCCTGACCTCCTTCATGGAGGCCCGCGCGCGGATATGGAAAAGCGCCGCGCAAACGCTCGATCCGCCTTCGGACGCGGGCTAG
- the rplT gene encoding 50S ribosomal protein L20 gives MSRIKRGVTTRAKHKRILEQAKGYRGRRKNTIRIARQAVEKAGQYAYRDRKVKKRTFRALWIQRINAAVRVEGLTYSQFMHGIKLAGIELDRKAMADLAMNEGGAFKAVIAQAKAALPA, from the coding sequence ATGTCACGCATCAAACGCGGTGTTACCACCCGCGCCAAGCACAAGCGGATTCTGGAGCAGGCCAAGGGCTATCGCGGCCGCCGCAAGAACACCATCCGCATCGCTCGTCAGGCGGTCGAAAAGGCCGGCCAGTACGCCTACCGCGACCGCAAGGTGAAGAAGCGGACCTTCCGCGCCCTGTGGATCCAGCGCATCAACGCGGCTGTCCGCGTGGAAGGTCTGACGTATTCGCAGTTCATGCACGGCATCAAGCTTGCCGGCATCGAGCTCGATCGCAAGGCGATGGCCGATCTCGCCATGAACGAAGGCGGCGCCTTCAAGGCCGTGATCGCTCAGGCGAAGGCAGCTTTGCCGGCGTAA
- the rpmI gene encoding 50S ribosomal protein L35, with amino-acid sequence MPKLKTKSGVKKRFKITATGKVKHGVAGKRHRLISHNAKYIRTNRGTSVLSENDTPTIKRWAPYGLD; translated from the coding sequence ATGCCCAAGCTGAAGACCAAGAGCGGTGTGAAGAAGCGCTTCAAGATCACCGCCACCGGCAAGGTCAAGCACGGCGTCGCTGGCAAGCGTCACCGCCTGATCAGCCACAACGCGAAGTATATCCGCACCAACCGCGGCACCTCGGTCCTGTCGGAAAACGACACGCCGACCATCAAGCGCTGGGCGCCTTACGGCCTCGATTGA
- the pheS gene encoding phenylalanine--tRNA ligase subunit alpha has translation MTDITTQKLAALAAIAEAATLDALEEQRLDALGKKGWVSLALKTLGGMSPDERTAAAPAIQSARAEIAEALDAKKVALEAAELDARLARETIDLTLPAAPAPKGSVHPVSQVMDELAEIFADLGFAVATGPEIEDDWHNFTALNMDETHPARAMHDTFYFPDKTSDGKDVLLRTHTSPVQIRSMLDQGAPIRIIAPGRVYRSDSDATHTPMFHQVEGLVIDKDIHLGHLKWTLETFFKAFFEREDIVLRLRPSYFPFTEPSVEVDVGYSTEGGRRVVGGHGDAPGHAWMEIGGSGMVNVRVLEFAGVDPAQYQGFAFGLGIDRIAMLKYGMNDLRAFFDGDPRWLAHYGFSPFDQPTLSAGVGAKA, from the coding sequence ATGACCGACATCACCACCCAGAAACTGGCCGCGCTGGCTGCGATTGCCGAGGCCGCCACGCTTGACGCGCTGGAGGAGCAGCGACTGGACGCGCTCGGCAAGAAGGGCTGGGTCAGCCTTGCCCTGAAGACGCTGGGCGGCATGAGCCCGGACGAACGCACCGCCGCCGCGCCCGCGATCCAGTCGGCCCGTGCCGAAATCGCCGAGGCGCTCGACGCGAAGAAGGTCGCGCTCGAAGCGGCCGAGCTTGATGCACGGCTGGCGCGCGAGACGATCGACCTGACCCTGCCGGCTGCACCAGCGCCCAAGGGTTCGGTCCACCCTGTCAGCCAGGTGATGGACGAGCTGGCTGAAATCTTCGCCGACCTCGGCTTTGCTGTCGCCACCGGGCCGGAGATCGAGGACGACTGGCACAACTTCACCGCGCTCAACATGGACGAGACGCACCCCGCGCGGGCGATGCACGACACGTTCTATTTCCCGGACAAAACTTCCGATGGAAAGGACGTGCTGCTGCGCACCCACACCTCGCCGGTGCAGATCCGTTCGATGCTGGATCAGGGCGCGCCGATCCGCATCATCGCTCCGGGCCGGGTCTACCGCTCGGACAGCGATGCCACCCACACGCCGATGTTCCATCAGGTCGAAGGTCTGGTGATCGACAAGGACATTCACTTGGGCCACCTCAAGTGGACGCTGGAGACCTTCTTCAAAGCCTTCTTCGAGCGCGAGGATATCGTGCTGCGTCTGCGCCCCTCCTACTTCCCCTTCACCGAACCCAGCGTCGAAGTCGATGTCGGCTATTCGACCGAGGGCGGGCGCCGCGTCGTCGGCGGGCACGGCGATGCGCCGGGCCATGCGTGGATGGAAATCGGCGGCAGCGGGATGGTGAATGTGCGGGTGCTCGAATTCGCCGGGGTTGATCCGGCCCAATATCAGGGCTTCGCCTTCGGCCTCGGGATCGATCGCATCGCCATGCTCAAATACGGGATGAACGACCTGCGCGCCTTCTTCGATGGCGATCCGCGCTGGCTGGCGCATTACGGCTTCTCGCCGTTTGACCAGCCGACCCTTTCCGCTGGCGTGGGAGCAAAGGCATGA